The nucleotide window GAAGGCCTCGATCAGTCCTGTCAGGTGCTCGTCTTCGAAGAGCTCGTAGAGGGACTCGTCGGTCTCTTCAAGCGTTTCGTGGAAGTCGGCCTCGTTTGCCTCGAAGGTCCCGAAGACATTGCGAGCAGTCTCGGCTGCGAGCCCTGCCTCCCCGAGTCGGTACCGCTCCAGTGCGTCTTCGATCCGAGCCTTGACGTAGCCCGCCTCGAGGAGGGCGGGTTCGTCACCGCTGCCGAGCGCTTCGATCCCGTCGACCAACGCGCCGTTGATCGTCTCGACCGCCGCCGTGACACTCTCCGAGTCGTCGTTGTCGATAGCCGTCGAGAGCGCGCTCAGTCCGTCGTCCTCGAACCGGTGGTACGCGTCTTCGCTAGACTCCTCTAACGCCTCGTGCGCTCTGGCGCCCTCGAAGTGGGCAAAGGTGTTTTCGACGCGTTCCGAGGCGGCGTCGGCGTGCCCGCGCTCGTACAGCCAGGCGGCGTCGTGGACGCGCGCCCGGTAGACGGTCAGGGCAGCAGCGTGGGCGAACTCCGTCGAGGCACCACCCAACCCCGTGAGCGCGGCAGCGTCCCACCCCCGCCCCTGAAGGGTACTGATATGCGTAGCGCTGGCGACCGACTCCGGGAGGAGCGAGTAACTGCCCCGAGTAGCCGCCCCGACCACCTCGTTTGCGGCCGCAACAGCAGTCTCGCCATCCTCGCTGTCGGCCGCAGCGGCTCCTCGGTCGAGTGCGGTAACGAAGGCATCAGCGGCCTCCGCGTCGGCTCCAGCCAGCAGTTCGCGAAGCCCCTTCTCCTCGAACTTCGTACCGATATGCGAGAACTCCCCCGCCGCGTCCTCGAAGTCTCCGATCTGCGCGAGCAGTGCCGCGTCCGAGACGTGGGCACCCATCACGAGGACGTTCAGCGGCTTCACCGCCTCGGACCCGATGAGTGCGCCCTGTACACCCCGCAGATGTTCGTCGGCGGTACGCATCGCGTCGTGTGCGCCTTCGAGGTCTTCGGCCTCCAGTGCCCCGCGGAGGTCGCCCAACCCTTCCTCGAACCCCTCGTAGTGTTCCTCGCTAGTGTCCTCGAGCACCTCGTGGGCGTTGTGTTCACCCGAAGCGGTCTCGAACCGCTCGAAGATGCGGCTCGCAACCGACGCGCCGGCGGTGAACTCCTCGGCGTGTCCGAGGATAACGGGGTCGCGCAGGCGGATTCGCATCGCGTTCCACTCCGAGACGACCGCCGCGTCCGTCGGGTCGGGATCCGCTATCCCTGACTCGTCGGTGGACTGTTCGGTTGTAGTGTCGCCGTTCGAGGGTTGATCTGTCTCGTCTCCATCGCTCCCGAGGATCCCAGAACACCCTGCGAGACCGGCGAGGAGTGCTGTACCAGT belongs to Halorubrum sp. DM2 and includes:
- a CDS encoding DUF5059 domain-containing protein; this translates as MRRTRRTLLGGTGTALLAGLAGCSGILGSDGDETDQPSNGDTTTEQSTDESGIADPDPTDAAVVSEWNAMRIRLRDPVILGHAEEFTAGASVASRIFERFETASGEHNAHEVLEDTSEEHYEGFEEGLGDLRGALEAEDLEGAHDAMRTADEHLRGVQGALIGSEAVKPLNVLVMGAHVSDAALLAQIGDFEDAAGEFSHIGTKFEEKGLRELLAGADAEAADAFVTALDRGAAAADSEDGETAVAAANEVVGAATRGSYSLLPESVASATHISTLQGRGWDAAALTGLGGASTEFAHAAALTVYRARVHDAAWLYERGHADAASERVENTFAHFEGARAHEALEESSEDAYHRFEDDGLSALSTAIDNDDSESVTAAVETINGALVDGIEALGSGDEPALLEAGYVKARIEDALERYRLGEAGLAAETARNVFGTFEANEADFHETLEETDESLYELFEDEHLTGLIEAFEDGDDAAVEDHVAGIRETLLSFETTAGTTAHVSAVESGYAAARVFDAGVLDDVGDSDRAASVVQAVFRHFEAGAGGFHEALEEADHDRYESFEAALSATESAAREGGSVAEQAQEFNGEAVGAIYAVVASAGGSFGSEAASVMQDTFAHFEEARVHEALEDADRDAYEGFEGMLEEYIGALDSGSDVDASAEGFAQAALRAQFAVAGASDAAPVDGSEMSDEEDGESELEGGPNIVEGVPDDADHVVEMNAVAFEPEQLTVSQGDTVAWAHNAGEPHNVVGYADEIPEAADYWASGGFESEEAARTGWENGEGAVQSGQSYVRTFETAGTHEYFCVPHEAAGMVGSVTVE